In Nostoc sp. UHCC 0926, a single genomic region encodes these proteins:
- the dnaK gene encoding molecular chaperone DnaK produces the protein MGKVIGIDLGTTNSCVAVLEGGQPLVIASSEGGRTTPSIVGFGKSGDRLVGQLAKRQAVTNAENTIYSIKRFIGRRWEDTETERDRVPYNCVKGRDDTVDVQIRSKNYTPQELSAMILQKLKQDAENFLGEEVTQAVITVPAYFTDAQRQATKDAGTIAGLEVLRIINEPTAAALAFGLEKQDQEQLILVFDLGGGTFDVSILQLGDGVFEVKATCGNNHLGGDDFDNAIVRWMMERFQQQEKIDLSQDKMALQRLREAAEKAKIELSSMVNTSINLPFITADDTGPKHLEMELSRSKFEELALDLIEATIEPMIQALKDADLKPQAIDRIILVGGSTRIPAVQNALIKFFNGKAPDRSVNPDEAVALGAAIQAAVLGGEVDNLLLLDITPLSLGIETLGEVFTKIIERNTTIPTSKSQVFSTAVDGQTSVEIHILQGERAMSRDNKSLGKFLLAGIPPSPRGVPQIEVSFEIDVNGILKVSAQDKGTGREQSIRITNTGGLSTNEVERMRQEAELFAEEDRRRKELVELKNQADNLLFSYESTIKDNSNFIGDQMKTLASEKVSQLQAAMIDSSISIVEFKQRLDDFQQTLFAIGADVYNRANSQSDDIEEASTSLFTPEIDSPMNGTLIPQFNFDFDEESTAQVDYEAID, from the coding sequence ATGGGAAAAGTTATTGGGATCGATTTAGGCACTACTAACAGTTGCGTCGCAGTTCTGGAAGGCGGTCAACCACTTGTGATCGCTAGTTCTGAAGGTGGACGAACTACTCCAAGTATTGTGGGATTTGGGAAGAGTGGCGATCGCTTGGTCGGTCAATTGGCAAAGCGCCAAGCCGTAACTAATGCCGAAAACACAATTTACAGTATTAAACGATTCATCGGGCGGCGTTGGGAAGACACTGAAACAGAACGCGATCGCGTCCCATATAACTGTGTCAAAGGTCGAGACGATACTGTTGATGTTCAAATTCGCTCAAAAAACTACACGCCACAAGAACTATCCGCCATGATCCTGCAAAAGCTCAAGCAGGATGCGGAAAACTTCTTGGGTGAAGAAGTCACTCAGGCAGTGATTACGGTACCGGCATATTTCACAGATGCCCAAAGACAAGCAACTAAAGATGCTGGCACGATTGCTGGACTAGAAGTCCTGCGAATCATCAACGAACCAACAGCTGCGGCTTTAGCTTTCGGATTGGAAAAGCAAGACCAAGAGCAGCTAATTTTAGTATTCGATTTGGGAGGTGGCACCTTTGACGTATCGATCCTGCAACTAGGGGATGGAGTTTTTGAAGTTAAGGCGACTTGTGGTAACAACCACTTAGGTGGAGACGACTTTGATAATGCGATCGTGCGTTGGATGATGGAACGCTTCCAGCAACAAGAGAAAATCGATCTTTCCCAAGATAAGATGGCGCTGCAACGCCTGCGGGAAGCAGCGGAAAAGGCAAAAATTGAACTCTCCAGCATGGTGAATACCTCCATCAACTTGCCGTTTATCACCGCCGATGACACCGGCCCAAAGCATCTGGAGATGGAACTCAGCCGCTCTAAATTTGAAGAACTCGCACTTGATTTAATTGAAGCTACCATCGAACCAATGATCCAAGCGCTCAAAGATGCGGATCTAAAACCACAAGCGATAGATCGGATTATTTTGGTAGGTGGTTCTACCCGTATTCCCGCAGTCCAAAACGCGCTAATTAAATTTTTCAATGGCAAAGCTCCCGATCGCTCTGTCAACCCTGATGAAGCCGTAGCATTGGGAGCTGCTATCCAAGCAGCGGTGTTGGGTGGCGAAGTCGATAATCTCTTACTATTGGATATCACCCCTCTGTCTTTGGGAATTGAAACTTTGGGTGAAGTGTTCACCAAAATCATTGAACGCAACACCACAATTCCTACTAGTAAGTCACAAGTTTTTTCCACAGCAGTTGATGGGCAAACCTCAGTAGAAATTCACATCCTCCAAGGTGAACGGGCGATGTCACGAGATAACAAGAGTCTCGGTAAGTTTCTGCTAGCAGGAATCCCCCCATCTCCCCGGGGCGTACCTCAAATTGAAGTATCCTTTGAAATCGATGTCAACGGTATCCTTAAGGTTTCTGCCCAAGACAAAGGTACAGGTCGAGAACAGAGTATCAGGATTACCAATACAGGTGGCTTGAGTACCAACGAAGTCGAACGGATGCGCCAAGAAGCCGAACTGTTTGCCGAAGAAGATAGAAGACGTAAAGAATTAGTTGAACTCAAAAACCAAGCAGATAATCTGTTGTTTAGTTACGAATCCACAATTAAGGATAATAGCAACTTTATCGGCGACCAGATGAAAACTTTGGCCAGTGAAAAAGTTTCACAACTCCAAGCTGCAATGATTGACTCCAGCATCTCCATAGTGGAATTTAAGCAGCGCTTAGACGACTTCCAACAAACCCTGTTTGCAATTGGTGCCGATGTCTACAATCGAGCTAACAGTCAAAGTGATGACATTGAGGAGGCTTCAACTAGTCTCTTTACCCCAGAAATAGACTCACCCATGAATGGCACACTCATACCACAATTCAACTTTGATTTTGATGAAGAAAGTACTGCCCAGGTTGATTATGAGGCGATAGATTAG
- the grpE gene encoding nucleotide exchange factor GrpE, with the protein MMDENRQINNTSQQLGEPTEVKQAMKSDSAAQINFNESGNEVTEQVAAQTNIPGDTATFNQDNGVAATEKTEVETAALAELTQQIESLKTQLEERSTQYMRIAADFENYRKRTSKEKEELEVQMKRNTILELLPVVDNFERARSHLKPQSDGEMTMHKSYQGVYKQLVDSLKRLGVSPMRPEAQEFDPNLHEAVMREPTDEHPEGTVLEELVRGYYLGDRVLRHAMVKVAAPKEDTPAAQEDQSSSANS; encoded by the coding sequence ATGATGGATGAAAATAGACAGATAAACAATACAAGCCAGCAATTGGGTGAACCAACAGAGGTAAAGCAAGCAATGAAGAGTGACTCCGCAGCCCAAATTAATTTCAATGAATCTGGTAATGAGGTTACAGAGCAAGTGGCAGCCCAAACCAATATACCGGGGGATACGGCTACTTTCAATCAAGATAATGGCGTCGCTGCAACTGAGAAAACTGAAGTGGAAACAGCAGCTTTGGCAGAACTGACTCAACAAATCGAGTCTCTCAAAACGCAACTAGAAGAGCGTAGTACTCAATATATGCGGATTGCCGCTGATTTTGAGAATTACCGGAAACGCACTAGCAAAGAAAAAGAAGAGCTAGAGGTGCAGATGAAGCGGAACACGATTTTGGAATTGCTGCCAGTAGTCGATAATTTTGAGCGGGCGCGATCGCACCTCAAACCGCAATCTGATGGCGAAATGACCATGCACAAAAGTTACCAAGGCGTTTACAAACAATTAGTGGATAGCTTGAAGCGCTTAGGTGTGTCACCAATGCGTCCTGAAGCTCAAGAATTTGATCCCAACCTCCATGAAGCAGTAATGCGGGAACCTACGGATGAACATCCTGAAGGAACAGTGTTAGAAGAGTTAGTGCGCGGATATTACTTGGGCGATCGCGTGCTGCGCCATGCAATGGTCAAAGTAGCTGCTCCAAAGGAAGATACACCTGCTGCACAGGAGGATCAGTCGAGTTCAGCTAACAGTTAA
- a CDS encoding GspE/PulE family protein, translating into MTYLSPQRRSTALTTRTEFSPFGNKLVQSGYANTEQMRQALIESRKSGRPLTEVLESITGQQLSPELLRQYKKQQLFELKILYGVEFLDPEVNQLGNTMIGNLIETLIPVDICRRHRLVPLSKHEDQTPPSVLVAMVAPDNLEASDDLNRILRPQGLALQRMVITQEDYQQLINQYLDEMAVRQKHLEQAKFTDINQDLENLGNLDIQDAPEEMEADLGAAMKGAEDAPVINLVNRILAKALHEKVSDIHIEPQEENLRIRFRKDGVLGEAFPPLPKKIIPALTARFKIISNLDIAERRIPQDGRIRRMFEGRKVDFRVSTLPSRYGEKVVLRILDNSSTQLGLNKLITDPETLRIVQDMVSRPFGLILVTGPTGSGKTTSLYSALSEKNDPGINISTVEDPIEYSLPGITQVQVIREKGLDFATALRAFLRQDPDVLLVGETRDKETAKTAIEAALTGHLVLTTLHTNDAPGAIARLGEMGIEPFMVSSSLIGVLAQRLVRRVCSECRIPYTPTIKELARYGLSASSDVGVTFYKANSLTLEAIAEAKAKNQLCPACNGVGYKGRCGVYEVMRVTENLQTLINEDAPTERIKEVAIEEGMKTLLAYSLDLVRQGATTLEEVERVTFTDTGLEAELKAKRKTGLTCRTCDATLKPEWLDCPYCMTSRFQD; encoded by the coding sequence ATGACTTACTTGTCACCACAACGGCGCAGTACCGCTCTAACTACCAGAACAGAGTTTTCGCCTTTCGGCAACAAGCTAGTGCAATCTGGCTATGCCAATACCGAACAGATGAGGCAGGCACTAATTGAAAGCCGCAAATCTGGCAGACCCTTAACGGAAGTACTAGAGTCAATCACTGGGCAACAACTATCGCCTGAGTTGCTCAGGCAATATAAAAAACAGCAGCTATTTGAACTTAAAATACTATATGGCGTTGAATTCCTCGATCCGGAAGTCAACCAGCTTGGCAACACGATGATCGGGAACCTAATTGAAACACTCATTCCAGTAGATATCTGTCGTCGCCATCGTTTAGTACCACTGTCAAAACACGAAGACCAAACCCCGCCCTCAGTTTTAGTGGCGATGGTCGCTCCAGATAATCTAGAGGCTTCCGATGACCTGAACCGCATCTTGCGTCCCCAAGGCTTGGCATTGCAGCGGATGGTGATTACACAGGAAGACTACCAGCAGCTAATCAACCAATACCTGGATGAAATGGCTGTTCGGCAAAAGCACCTGGAACAAGCAAAGTTTACAGATATTAATCAGGATTTAGAAAACCTCGGAAATCTCGATATTCAGGATGCTCCTGAAGAAATGGAGGCTGATCTAGGTGCGGCGATGAAGGGTGCAGAGGATGCCCCAGTCATCAACCTAGTCAACAGAATCCTGGCTAAAGCTTTGCACGAGAAGGTTTCTGATATTCACATCGAACCGCAAGAAGAAAACTTACGCATTCGCTTTCGGAAAGATGGGGTACTGGGTGAAGCTTTCCCCCCCCTACCGAAAAAAATCATCCCGGCGCTGACAGCCCGATTTAAAATTATCTCCAATCTAGATATTGCTGAACGACGTATACCCCAAGACGGACGCATCCGGCGGATGTTTGAAGGACGTAAAGTAGACTTCCGCGTGAGCACCTTACCCAGTCGTTACGGGGAAAAGGTGGTGCTGCGGATTTTGGATAACTCCTCCACCCAACTAGGATTGAATAAGTTAATTACTGATCCAGAGACTTTACGAATTGTCCAGGATATGGTCAGCCGTCCCTTTGGTCTGATTTTGGTGACTGGGCCAACTGGTTCTGGGAAAACAACCTCGCTCTATTCTGCACTCTCAGAAAAGAATGATCCCGGTATTAATATCAGTACAGTGGAAGACCCAATTGAGTACAGCCTTCCAGGAATTACTCAAGTACAGGTGATTCGGGAAAAAGGGCTGGATTTTGCTACCGCATTGCGGGCTTTCTTGCGGCAAGATCCAGATGTGCTACTGGTGGGTGAAACGCGGGATAAAGAAACGGCAAAAACAGCAATTGAGGCTGCCTTGACGGGTCACTTAGTATTAACTACCTTACATACCAATGATGCCCCAGGAGCGATCGCTCGTTTGGGAGAAATGGGTATTGAGCCTTTCATGGTTTCTAGTTCGCTGATTGGCGTTTTAGCTCAACGTTTAGTGCGGCGTGTATGTTCTGAATGTCGCATTCCCTACACTCCTACGATCAAGGAACTGGCTCGCTATGGTCTATCAGCTTCCTCAGATGTCGGAGTCACCTTCTACAAAGCTAACAGTTTGACATTAGAAGCGATCGCAGAAGCCAAAGCCAAAAATCAGCTTTGCCCGGCGTGTAATGGTGTCGGCTACAAAGGGCGTTGTGGTGTTTATGAAGTCATGCGAGTTACCGAAAACCTGCAAACTCTCATCAACGAAGATGCACCCACAGAACGGATTAAGGAAGTGGCAATAGAAGAGGGCATGAAAACCTTGCTGGCTTACAGTTTGGACTTAGTGCGCCAAGGTGCTACCACCCTAGAAGAAGTAGAACGAGTGACGTTTACTGATACTGGTTTGGAAGCCGAATTAAAAGCCAAACGCAAGACTGGTCTTACTTGCCGGACTTGCGATGCCACATTGAAACCAGAATGGCTGGATTGTCCCTACTGTATGACATCTCGTTTTCAAGACTAA